In the genome of Nycticebus coucang isolate mNycCou1 chromosome X, mNycCou1.pri, whole genome shotgun sequence, the window TGTGTTAACCGTGGCCGGGATCTTACAGACGGAGAGTCGCAAAACTGCCAAAGACATTTGCAAGATCCGCTGCCTgtgtgaagagaaggaaaacgTACTGAATATTAACTGTGAAAACAAAGGATTTACAACTGTCAGCCTGCTTCAGCCCCCCCAGTATCGAATCTATCAGCTTTTTCTCAATGGAAACCTCTTGACAAGACTATATCCGAACGAATTTGTTAATTACTCCAACGCTGTGACTCTGCACCTGGGTAACAACGGGCTGCAAGAGATCCGAACCGGGGCATTCAGTGGCCTGAAAACTCTCAAGAGATTGCACCTCAACAACAACAAGCTAGAGGTATTGAGGGAGGACACCTTCCTGGGCCTGGATAACCTGGAGTACCTCCAGGCGGACTACAATTATATCAGTGCCATTGAGGCAGGGGCATTCAGCAAACTTAATAAGCTCAAAGTACTCATCCTAAATGACAACCTTCTGCTATCGCTGCCCAGCAATGTGTTTCGCTTTGTCTTGCTGACCCACTTAGACCTGAGGGGAAATAGGCTGAAAGTCATGCCTTTTGCTGGAGTCCTTGAACATATCGGAGGAATCATGGAGATTCAACTGGAGGAAAACCCGTGGAATTGCACTTGTGACTTACTTCCTCTCAAAGCTTGGCTGGACACCATAACTGTTTTCGTGGGAGAGATTGTCTGTGAAACTCCCTTTAGACTGCATGGGAAAGATGTGACCCAACTGACCAGGCAAGACCTCTGTCCCAGAAAAAGTGCCAGTGACTCCAGCCAGAGAGGCAGCCATGTTGACACACATGTCCAAAGGCTGTCACCTACAATGAATCCTGCTCTCAACCCAACAAGGGCTCCAAAAGCCAGCCGGCCTCCCAAAATGAGAAATCGTCCAACTCCCAGAGTGACTGTGTCAAAGGACAGACAGAGTTTTGGACCGATCATGGTGTACCAGACCAAGTCCCCTGTGCCCCTCACCTGCCCCAGTAGCTGTATCTGCACCTCTCAGAGCTCAGACAATGGTCTAAACGTAAACTGCCAAGAAAGGAAGTTCACTAATATCTCTGACCTGCAGCCCAAACCTACCAGTCCAAAGAAACTCTACCTAACAGGGAACTATCTTCAAACTGTCTATAAGAATGACCTTTTAGAATATAGTTCTTTGGATTTGTTGCATTTAGGGAACAACAGGATTGCAGTCATCCAGGAAGGTGCCTTTACAAACCTGACCAGTTTACGCAGACTTTATCTGAATGGCAATTACCTTGAAGTGCTGTATCCTTCTATGTTTGATGGACTGCAGAGCTTGCAATATCTCTATTTAGAGTATAATGTCATTAAGGAAATTAAGCCACTGACCTTTGATGCTTTGATTAACCTTCAGCTACTGTTTCTGAATAACAACCTACTGCGGTCCTTACCTGATAATATATTTGGGGGCACAGCTCTCACAAGGCTGAATCTGAGAAACAACCATTTTTCTCACCTGCCTGTGAAAGGAGTGCTAGATCAGCTTCCAGCTTTTATCCAGATAGATCTGCAAGAGAACCCATGGGACTGTACCTGTGACATCATGGGGCTAAAGGACTGGACAGAACATGCCAATTCCCCTGTCATCATCAATGAAGTGACGTGTGAGTCTCCTGCTAAGCATGCAGGGGAGATACTGAAGTTTCTGGGGAGGGATGCTATTTGTCCAGACAGTCCAAACCTGTCAGATGGATCCATCTTATCAATGAATCATAACACAGACACTCCTCGGTCACTTAGTGTGTCTCCTAGTTCCTATCCTGAACTACACACTGAAGTTCCACTTTCTGTCTTAATTTTGGGATTGCTTGTTGTTTTCATCTTATCTGTCTGCTTTGGGGCCGGTTTATTCGTCTTTGTCCTGAAACGCCGAAAGGGAGTGCCAAGTGTTCCCAGGAGTGCCAACAACCTGGACGTAAGTTCTTTTCAGTTACAGTATGGGTCTTATAACACTGAGACTCACGATAAAGCAGATGGCCATGTCTATAACTATATACCCCCACCTGTGGGTCAAATGTGCCAAAACCCCATCTACATGCAGAAGGAAGGAGACCCAGTAGCTTATTACCGAAACCTGCAAGAGTTTAGCTACAGTAAcctggaggagaaaaaagaagagccaGCCACACTTGCTTACACAATAAGTGCCAATGAGTTGCTAGAAAAGCAGGCCACACCAAGAGAGCCCGAGCTGCTGTATCAAAATATTGCTGAGAGAATCAAGGAACTCCCCAGTGCAGGGCTTGTACACTATAACTTTTGTACCCTACCTAAAAGGCAGTTCGCCCCTTCATATGAATCTCGACGCCAAAACCAAGACAGAATCAATAAAACCGTTTTGTATGGAACTCCCAGGAAATGCTTTGTGGGGCAGTCAAAACCTGACCACCCTTTACTGCAAGCAAAGCCGCAATCAGAACCAGACTACCTCGAAGTTCTGGAAAAACAAACTGCAATCAGTCAGCTGTAAAGGGAAATCATTTACAACCCTATGGAATCAAAGGATGCTGCTCCAAACTGCTGGAAGCACTGCATttgctttttgtgtttgtttgtgttCTCCTTTTCCCAGCATTAATGAGGGACTCTGGAAATATTTGGGAGATGGGGTGAGGCAATGATATTGCTTTTGCAagttttcctttaaattatttctctcttgctctcctcccctgTTTTGTTCCCTCTCTTCTTAAGAACCACCAGTGAACATGAATGTTTCTACAATGCAGTTTTCCTGTAttttgtttgtggttttgtttcaaaaccatcttgtttttctattggggGAGTGGAAAGAGGAGATTGTAGTGAATTAAGAAAGACTAGGCAAACttttcaaatcaaaatggatATTGTGTATTTTGTAGAAGATCTCCAAAGATCTTTTGGGACTATAACTTCTTTTGTAAATAATGATATATGGTATTTCCATACTCAGTTACCAAGTATAGCCACTGGGCATCACTTCTTTGTGTTAAAGTGCCTTCGCACTTTAAGTACATTACTTAAATGTTGCTTTTAGCTTTGATAAATTGAACATATTTTAATGTGTTgtatttttgaaattgaaaacaatataaaatagatAGATGTTTCAGCTATACTGAGTCAACATACAGTTTGCTTGAATTATAGAAACCAGCCTGTCATTAAATGATTCTAGTTCTAGGACTTTGTAGACTTAActgtaaaatatttcctttcc includes:
- the SLITRK2 gene encoding SLIT and NTRK-like protein 2, with protein sequence MLSSVWFLSVLTVAGILQTESRKTAKDICKIRCLCEEKENVLNINCENKGFTTVSLLQPPQYRIYQLFLNGNLLTRLYPNEFVNYSNAVTLHLGNNGLQEIRTGAFSGLKTLKRLHLNNNKLEVLREDTFLGLDNLEYLQADYNYISAIEAGAFSKLNKLKVLILNDNLLLSLPSNVFRFVLLTHLDLRGNRLKVMPFAGVLEHIGGIMEIQLEENPWNCTCDLLPLKAWLDTITVFVGEIVCETPFRLHGKDVTQLTRQDLCPRKSASDSSQRGSHVDTHVQRLSPTMNPALNPTRAPKASRPPKMRNRPTPRVTVSKDRQSFGPIMVYQTKSPVPLTCPSSCICTSQSSDNGLNVNCQERKFTNISDLQPKPTSPKKLYLTGNYLQTVYKNDLLEYSSLDLLHLGNNRIAVIQEGAFTNLTSLRRLYLNGNYLEVLYPSMFDGLQSLQYLYLEYNVIKEIKPLTFDALINLQLLFLNNNLLRSLPDNIFGGTALTRLNLRNNHFSHLPVKGVLDQLPAFIQIDLQENPWDCTCDIMGLKDWTEHANSPVIINEVTCESPAKHAGEILKFLGRDAICPDSPNLSDGSILSMNHNTDTPRSLSVSPSSYPELHTEVPLSVLILGLLVVFILSVCFGAGLFVFVLKRRKGVPSVPRSANNLDVSSFQLQYGSYNTETHDKADGHVYNYIPPPVGQMCQNPIYMQKEGDPVAYYRNLQEFSYSNLEEKKEEPATLAYTISANELLEKQATPREPELLYQNIAERIKELPSAGLVHYNFCTLPKRQFAPSYESRRQNQDRINKTVLYGTPRKCFVGQSKPDHPLLQAKPQSEPDYLEVLEKQTAISQL